Below is a window of Impatiens glandulifera chromosome 2, dImpGla2.1, whole genome shotgun sequence DNA.
TAATATTACTAGTGTCCCTGCGAATATTCTTCGAACACGATTTTTGTCCTGTGAGGATTTTCTGATTCGAATTCCCCTATCCGAATTTGAACCTGTGGCGGGGTTTTATTCGTTCCATTGTCATCTTTAGTAACTTGcattttgatgatgagcttcCTTCACACTTTGTGAAGAAGAATATGTTGGTTTTATGTTGCCACCTATTATTTACCAGCTCCAAACAGAGCCTTAAGTATCTAAACATTACGAATCTTTTCTTTTCCAGTCTCAGTCACAAAGATTGaatcttttttcattttttgggtTTCAGGAATCGACCCAAAACGGGTCTTTAACTAAATCATATGGAGCCCATAACTCATCAAGCGGGCAAGGTCTTCCTTCATCTAACCTGACCCACGGCTTACCTTTTCCACTCCAATGCAACAAACTAACAGGACCCGAATGCAAATCTCGACAATTTCCATTCAAATTATCTCCCCCAAGCCCATGCTGGTTCCAACGATGATCAACCGGCGTAATTCTTCCTGCAAACACCAACAAGAATGGCGGAAGAGAACCAAGCTCATAAATCCTCATCCTCTTCTGAATCTCCATCCACTTTTCGATCGTCTTAGTGTAATTCCCCTCCCTCCAACGTTCAAGATCGATCACCATCACTCCCGTATTGAAATAACAAGCTTTCCGATTCACAAACGTTAACGAGAGACTCGGGTTCGACCAGAATCTACGCGTAAAATACGAACTAAAATTCGCGTCGCAATATTCTGGCGCTGCCACCACGCTGCCTCCGGCAGCGGCTGCGAGTTTGGAAATGTCGTCGACGAGAATTACATCGGAGTCGAGGTAAATGACTTTACGAATGTGGAATGGGAGGAGATCGGGGAGGTAGTTACGAGCGTAGTTTAGAGGAGAATCGAGGGCTGATCGGATCGAAGTTGATATTAGTTTGGAAATGGAGGTGGGATCGAAAGTGTAGATTTGGAATTTTAGGTAAGGGAAGGATGATTGAAGGAGGGATGAGTTTTCGTTTGGGGAGTTTGCGAAGATGAAGTGGAATATTAGGTTTTGCGGGCAGGTGGAGTGTTGGAGGATTGAGAGAATTGCAGCCATTGTTCCGCGAATGTAGGTTGAATCGAGGGTCATTGCAATGTGAATTGCGTCGTCGGAGGAGAGGAAATCGACGGTTGAGATGGAAGGGCAGTCTAGGGAGTTGTAGAATTCGGGTGCTTCttgaaattgttgggaaaaagaGGTGGAAGTTATGCATGAGAGAAGTAGTAGAGTTTGGATTAAGGTATTAGGTTTAGGTTTGTTCATTGTTTTGGAATTTGAAGAACTTGAAATGAGAGGAATGGGGAGAGATGAGTTTGGTTTTAATAGAGGGGAGATAAGAGAGattttcaaatttggtgtttgattTCATTCTAAACAAAGGTAGTTGGATCTTCATTTAGTACTATTTCATGCACTAATGTCATGTTTGTCCTCTTTATTTGGAATATACTCATTTTGGTCTAATCTAGATAagaaaatatctttatttttttaagtttttcaatcaaggtttgatttagatgagataatTTTACCAaactttttatgtatttattaattgttttggtcataaagtattttcaaatgggtatacacaagaataaaggaaaaaataacTACAACTTATAATGGGTCTTTacttattttaagaaattaatttccttaccaaatttaataattcaaattattataaataataaagtaaatatattataatattttatttgaactttttttttttttttggattaaaatgaataatggtGTGATTAGGTTTTGTTCTTGAatccaaataattcaatatcaatAGAAGATGTGCTGACAATGTTGACCTGAGTCtacatgtaataattataatgtttcTAATATAATAGTGACATTTACAgtcaaatttcaaaataaaattttatgggtatttgaatttgtattttttttctaagaaaGTAAGTCAAATCCATCACTGATAAGGGTGATTCCTAAAATATCATGTTATTGTTCTATTCCTATTTAAAACACTTTATTTCCTAAAATATCATGTTATAGTTCTATTTccatttaaaatactttatttgtAAGTGAAAATATTAAGTGTGGAGTTATATAACTTcctacaattaaaaaataaataaataaaatagatctTTAAGACTGTGAAAGGACAATCAAATtatggattaaaaaaaaaataatggtgAATAGATGGATTATGTGAGTGAGTGAAGATCAAATACCTTTTCTTCATGGAGGGACGGTCTTAAACTACCAAAAAGGGGTAATTGTGGGAACAATTTGCTTTCTTAAGGATTTTAATTGAAgcttttttaatttcaatacaATTATTAGACTCAATATATACTCCTTTCTTTTCAATAAAGTAGCATTTTATTAAGAAATGTTGAGTATACGTCTGAAAAAGTTATTACACgaaaaaaatgatgatttcaCAATAGATGAACtcaatatataatgttaatttaattaataaatcacaTTGATTGATAGTATGAGTGGACTGATAGTAGCAACAATGATActctaaaaatattatgaaatgaattatttaagtttaatatcaaattaagttaataaattgtATTGTATTAGTTATGAAACAAGTAAAAAACGCATtgattttaaacttaatatattgaaggtattgaaatatttttgacatatatatattaagcatAATTTTTATACGATAATCCAAAGGAAAGTTACATTTAAGAAGAAAAGTACAAATGATGCAATTATACAAGCAAATTACAAAAGATGAGTGAGTtctttagtaaaaaaaatatttcaatctgGTTGAAATTTTAGAGTAAGACATCACCCATCCATAGAAAAGGAACATGgtgatttatgattttttatttactctTGGCCAAAagaaaatttacatttattttctttttgttgtaagaaacaaattatttcaaatttgaatctaaaataatatgtttacatattaaaaaaatatatataggagAAGATAAGAAAGTTCTGAATATACCAACAACCTCCAAAcatattcttatattattacGTCTACCAATTAACCTATTTGAATTATTGGAATATGCTCAACTTTCCAAAAATCTTTACCATCTGGTTCTCTTATATTTTGTGAGAATGTCCAAGGCATGTACGACAGAGACAAATATTGCAAGTCTCTAAGATGTTCTGTCCCTGTGGGTACCGTTAGTAGTGAACGGCAGGAATGGAGTTTTAGCTCTCTTAGCCTAGTCATAGCTCCTTCTGTCAACACTATCCTCTTCAAATACTTCAACCAACAAAGGTTGAGCTCCTTAAGCTTTGGATAACTTCCTTTAATATCACAACTTAATTCCTCTCCCTCATAAGCTTCGTGTAGGAGATGAAGCACTACCAAGTTTTCCAATCCCTGAAGTGCTCTTAGTGGATCATTCTCGAGACTAGAATGCAAAAGAACTAATTTTCCAAGGTATCTAAGTTCAATGATCCAGCTAGGCAAACTTTGTAAATTGGCACTTAGGCAAAGGCGCTGCAAAAGTAGTGGAGGAGATGAGATACAAGTTAGAGAAAGACGTTCATCAAGATTGTGTGATGAAAGGTATAAAGCGGTCAGACGCTTCAATTTCTCTAACGTGGTGGATAAATGCGTCCAATTTTGTTGACTTACTCTCAGAACAGCCAGACTCTTTAAATTTGTCAACTTTCCAATTTCTTCTACCACATTGTCATTCTCCTGATCCATTTGAAACCCAATCAATTTCTCTAACTTGCTCAATTTTCCTATCCCGGAGGGAACTTTAACTGTTGCAATATTATCACCGGAATATACTTTACTGCCATAACTCAGTTGACGAAGATTCTTCAAATTTAGGATCCCCTGCgatagataatttataaaacaactTTGGAGATCAAGTATCTCTAGACACCTCAACTTTCTTATAGAGTCTGgaatatttgttatataagtCGTCCTCAACCCCAAATGTTTTAAGTGAATCAATTCAGTTAACTCTTCAGGGAAATATTGAAGCGATTCCCATTGAATCTCCACCACCCTCAACGATCGACaactatataaatttaaaaatttaatattatcagCTAATTTCCACGTACCAAAGAGAAGTAAGGATCGAAGGCCAATGAATAGTGATATCTTGGCTCCTTGAGGAGTTGGGCGACGGAAATCCTGATAGATTGCTACACGGTGAATCTTCTCACTTGATAATTGTAatatttcttcatctttcaacACAATTGAAAATGTCTCGTCTCTGGATTTCCTTTGAAGAACATCTCGCAAGACATCGTGAAGTTGACAAGTCTTGACCCGGTTTAAATTGTCTTTCAAAACAGTTTGAATCATACTTCTATTAACCAATTCATTCAGGTAGCCCTCAGCAACCTCTTCACGGGTATATCCTCCTGGTCTGTCTTCCACGAATCCTTCAGACACCCATAGACGAGTGAGTCTCGATCTCTTGATGAGATAATCCTCCGGAAACATGCTTGTGTACAAGATGCAACATTTGAGATGATTTGGCAAATCATTGTAACTCAATAATAATATCCTCTCTAGATTCTCAAGTCCGGTGAAGATTCTCGTATCAGGAGATAGGCTTTTCAGAATTTTCTGCCATTCGAGAACTTGTTTCTCCTTTGTAGCCAGCAAACCCCCAAGGGCTACAATTGC
It encodes the following:
- the LOC124925409 gene encoding probable galacturonosyltransferase-like 1, producing the protein MNKPKPNTLIQTLLLLSCITSTSFSQQFQEAPEFYNSLDCPSISTVDFLSSDDAIHIAMTLDSTYIRGTMAAILSILQHSTCPQNLIFHFIFANSPNENSSLLQSSFPYLKFQIYTFDPTSISKLISTSIRSALDSPLNYARNYLPDLLPFHIRKVIYLDSDVILVDDISKLAAAAGGSVVAAPEYCDANFSSYFTRRFWSNPSLSLTFVNRKACYFNTGVMVIDLERWREGNYTKTIEKWMEIQKRMRIYELGSLPPFLLVFAGRITPVDHRWNQHGLGGDNLNGNCRDLHSGPVSLLHWSGKGKPWVRLDEGRPCPLDELWAPYDLVKDPFWVDS
- the LOC124924157 gene encoding disease resistance protein RPM1-like, whose protein sequence is METIAVTAAIKVLIPLLANTKSMTGVGKRVSILKDDLEYMNSFLKTAESIDEKDDGLKILVKQVRDVAFETEDVAEEFLLLLTPPSDRHFLTAWVFHVQPQGLRTRSLLSRKIKLINLEMKRIKERRQTFSLPSTHVDESGDKNLRLDALFVEDTALVGIDNYKSQLISMLNVEDKNLLIVTVVGMGGVGKTTLVRKVYESPAKGHFDCQAWITVSQSFTTLGLLRASLKSLKEAVNEEVDKMDELQLIDTLKNYLQQKSYIIVFDDIWSATAWDQVRFAFPCGSCGSRIIFTTRNGNIASSTEITNRVFNLKPLPNEESWSLFCMKAFRGDEYKGVCPEEMNDISQSLIKKCGGLPLAIVALGGLLATKEKQVLEWQKILKSLSPDTRIFTGLENLERILLLSYNDLPNHLKCCILYTSMFPEDYLIKRSRLTRLWVSEGFVEDRPGGYTREEVAEGYLNELVNRSMIQTVLKDNLNRVKTCQLHDVLRDVLQRKSRDETFSIVLKDEEILQLSSEKIHRVAIYQDFRRPTPQGAKISLFIGLRSLLLFGTWKLADNIKFLNLYSCRSLRVVEIQWESLQYFPEELTELIHLKHLGLRTTYITNIPDSIRKLRCLEILDLQSCFINYLSQGILNLKNLRQLSYGSKVYSGDNIATVKVPSGIGKLSKLEKLIGFQMDQENDNVVEEIGKLTNLKSLAVLRVSQQNWTHLSTTLEKLKRLTALYLSSHNLDERLSLTCISSPPLLLQRLCLSANLQSLPSWIIELRYLGKLVLLHSSLENDPLRALQGLENLVVLHLLHEAYEGEELSCDIKGSYPKLKELNLCWLKYLKRIVLTEGAMTRLRELKLHSCRSLLTVPTGTEHLRDLQYLSLSYMPWTFSQNIREPDGKDFWKVEHIPIIQIG